The proteins below are encoded in one region of Neofelis nebulosa isolate mNeoNeb1 chromosome 17, mNeoNeb1.pri, whole genome shotgun sequence:
- the TEAD2 gene encoding transcriptional enhancer factor TEF-4 isoform X2, producing the protein MGEPRAGAPLDDGSGWTGSEEGSEEGTGGSEGAGGDGGPDAEGVWSPDIEQSFQEALAIYPPCGRRKIILSDEGKMYGRNELIARYIKLRTGKTRTRKQVSSHIQVLARRKSREIQSKLKDQVSKDKAFQTMATMSSAQLISAPSLQAKLGPAGPQASELFQFWSGGSGSPWNVPDVKPFSQTPFSLSLTPPTTDLPGYEPPQALSPPALPPPAPSPPAWQARALGTARLQLVEFSAFVEPPDAVDSYQRHLFVHISQHCPSPGAPPLESVDVRQIYDKFPEKKGGLRELYDRGPPHAFFLVKFWADLNWGPSGEEVGAGGSSGGFYGVSSQYESLEHMTLTCSSKVCSFGKQVVEKVETERAQLEDGRFVYRLLRSPMCEYLVNFLHKLRQLPERYMMNSVLENFTILQVVTNRDTQELLLCTAYVFEVSTSERGAQHHIYRLVRD; encoded by the exons atggggGAACCCCGGGCTGGGGCCCCCCTGGACGATGGCAGTGGCTGGacaggaagtgaggaaggaagtgaggagggCACCGGCGGCAgcgagggggctgggggagatggGGGCCCAGACGCAGAAGGTGTGTGGAGTCCAGACATCGAGCAGAGCTTCCAGGAGGCCCTGGCGATCTACCCACCATGTGGCCGGCGGAAAATCATCCTGTCTGATGAAGGCAAGATGTATG GTCGGAATGAACTGATTGCCCGCTACATCAAGCTGAGAACAGGGAAGACCCGAACCCGCAAACAG GTCTCTAGCCACATCCAGGTTCTGGCTCGAAGGAAATCAAGGGAAATCCAGTCCAAGCTCAAG GACCAGGTTTCCAAGGACAAGGCTTTCCAGACAATGGCCACCATGTCCTCAGCCCAGCTCATCTCAGCACCTTCCCTGCAGGCCAAACTGGGTCCTGCTGGTCCTCAG gCCTCTGAGCTTTTCCAATTTTGGTCAGGGGGCTCTGGGTCCCCCTGGAATGTTCCAGA TGTGAAGCCATTCTCACAGACGCCGTTCTCGTTGTCACTGACCCCCCCAACTACTGACCTCCCAG gGTACGAGCCCCCCCAAGCCCtctcaccccctgccctgcccccacctgccccgTCACCCCCAGCCTGGCAGGCTCGGGCCCTGGGCACTGCCCGATTGCAGCTGGTAGAGTTCTCAGCCTTTGTGGAACCGCCGGATGCAGTCGACTCT TACCAGAGGCACCTGTTTGTACACATCAGCCAGCACTGCCCCAGCCCTGGAGCGCCCCCCCTCGAGAGTGTGGACGTCCGGCAGATCTATGACAAATTCCCTGAGAAAAAGGGTGGCCTGCGGGAGCTGTACGATCGCGGGCCCCCTCACGCCTTCTTCTTGGTCAAGTTCTGG gcGGACCTGAACTGGGGCCCTAGTGGCGAAGAGGTAGGGGCCGGCGGCAGCAGTGGTGGTTTCTATGGAGTGAGCAGCCAGTACGAGAGCCTGGAGCACATGACCCTCACCTGTTCCTCCAAGGTCTGCTCCTTTGGCAAGCAGGTGGTGGAGAAGGtggag ACGGAGCGTGCCCAGCTGGAGGACGGGAGGTTTGTGTACCGCCTGCTGCGCTCACCCATGTGTGAGTACCTGGTGAATTTCTTGCACAAACTTCGGCAGCTGCCCGAGCGCTATATGATGAACAGTGTCCTGGAGAACTTCACCATCCTCCAG GTGGTAACAaaccgagacacccaggagcTGCTGCTCTGCACCGCCTACGTCTTTGAGGTCTCCACCAGCGAGCGGGGGGCCCAGCACCACATTTACCGTCTGGTCAGGGACTGA
- the DKKL1 gene encoding dickkopf-like protein 1 isoform X2 has translation MDSFFSAPMDFRGLPRNYHQEENQEHRLGNNTLSSHLQIDKVTDNKTGEVLISEQVVASIEPGEGNLESDWKVPKIEEKEALVPVPKAIDTFRPEPHPRVAFWIMKLPRRRSHQDVREGGRWLSEKRHRLQAIRDGLREGTHEDSLQEGTQGSSHSKLPARKTHFLYILRPSQQL, from the exons ATGGACAGCTTCTTCTCTGCCCCCATGGACTTCCGGGGCCTCCCCAGGAATTACCACCAAGAAGAGAACCAGGAGCACCGGCTGGGGAACAACACTCTCTCTAGCCACCTCCAGATCGACAAG GTGACAGACAACAAAACTGGAGAGGTGCTGATCTCCGAGCAGGTGGTGGCGTCCATTGAGCCGGGAGAGGGGAATTTGGAGAGTGACTGGAAG gtgcccaAGATAGAGGAGAAGGAGGCCCTGGTGCCTGTCCCTAAAGCCATCGACACCTTCCGCCCTGAACCCCATCCCCGAGTTGCCTTCTGGATCATGAAGCTGCCACGCAGGAGATCCCACCAGGATGTTCGGGAGGGCGGCCGCTGGCTCAGCGAGAAGCGACACCGCTTGCAGGCCATCCGGGACGGGCTCCGCGAGGGGACCCACGAGGACAGCCTCCAAGAGGGGACCCAGGGATCCTCCCACTCAAAGCTGCCCGCCCGCAAGACCCACTTCCTGTACATCCTCAGGCCCTCCCAGCAGCtatag
- the TEAD2 gene encoding transcriptional enhancer factor TEF-4 isoform X1 codes for MGEPRAGAPLDDGSGWTGSEEGSEEGTGGSEGAGGDGGPDAEGVWSPDIEQSFQEALAIYPPCGRRKIILSDEGKMYGRNELIARYIKLRTGKTRTRKQVSSHIQVLARRKSREIQSKLKALNVDQVSKDKAFQTMATMSSAQLISAPSLQAKLGPAGPQASELFQFWSGGSGSPWNVPDVKPFSQTPFSLSLTPPTTDLPGYEPPQALSPPALPPPAPSPPAWQARALGTARLQLVEFSAFVEPPDAVDSYQRHLFVHISQHCPSPGAPPLESVDVRQIYDKFPEKKGGLRELYDRGPPHAFFLVKFWADLNWGPSGEEVGAGGSSGGFYGVSSQYESLEHMTLTCSSKVCSFGKQVVEKVETERAQLEDGRFVYRLLRSPMCEYLVNFLHKLRQLPERYMMNSVLENFTILQVVTNRDTQELLLCTAYVFEVSTSERGAQHHIYRLVRD; via the exons atggggGAACCCCGGGCTGGGGCCCCCCTGGACGATGGCAGTGGCTGGacaggaagtgaggaaggaagtgaggagggCACCGGCGGCAgcgagggggctgggggagatggGGGCCCAGACGCAGAAGGTGTGTGGAGTCCAGACATCGAGCAGAGCTTCCAGGAGGCCCTGGCGATCTACCCACCATGTGGCCGGCGGAAAATCATCCTGTCTGATGAAGGCAAGATGTATG GTCGGAATGAACTGATTGCCCGCTACATCAAGCTGAGAACAGGGAAGACCCGAACCCGCAAACAG GTCTCTAGCCACATCCAGGTTCTGGCTCGAAGGAAATCAAGGGAAATCCAGTCCAAGCTCAAG GCCTTGAATGTG GACCAGGTTTCCAAGGACAAGGCTTTCCAGACAATGGCCACCATGTCCTCAGCCCAGCTCATCTCAGCACCTTCCCTGCAGGCCAAACTGGGTCCTGCTGGTCCTCAG gCCTCTGAGCTTTTCCAATTTTGGTCAGGGGGCTCTGGGTCCCCCTGGAATGTTCCAGA TGTGAAGCCATTCTCACAGACGCCGTTCTCGTTGTCACTGACCCCCCCAACTACTGACCTCCCAG gGTACGAGCCCCCCCAAGCCCtctcaccccctgccctgcccccacctgccccgTCACCCCCAGCCTGGCAGGCTCGGGCCCTGGGCACTGCCCGATTGCAGCTGGTAGAGTTCTCAGCCTTTGTGGAACCGCCGGATGCAGTCGACTCT TACCAGAGGCACCTGTTTGTACACATCAGCCAGCACTGCCCCAGCCCTGGAGCGCCCCCCCTCGAGAGTGTGGACGTCCGGCAGATCTATGACAAATTCCCTGAGAAAAAGGGTGGCCTGCGGGAGCTGTACGATCGCGGGCCCCCTCACGCCTTCTTCTTGGTCAAGTTCTGG gcGGACCTGAACTGGGGCCCTAGTGGCGAAGAGGTAGGGGCCGGCGGCAGCAGTGGTGGTTTCTATGGAGTGAGCAGCCAGTACGAGAGCCTGGAGCACATGACCCTCACCTGTTCCTCCAAGGTCTGCTCCTTTGGCAAGCAGGTGGTGGAGAAGGtggag ACGGAGCGTGCCCAGCTGGAGGACGGGAGGTTTGTGTACCGCCTGCTGCGCTCACCCATGTGTGAGTACCTGGTGAATTTCTTGCACAAACTTCGGCAGCTGCCCGAGCGCTATATGATGAACAGTGTCCTGGAGAACTTCACCATCCTCCAG GTGGTAACAaaccgagacacccaggagcTGCTGCTCTGCACCGCCTACGTCTTTGAGGTCTCCACCAGCGAGCGGGGGGCCCAGCACCACATTTACCGTCTGGTCAGGGACTGA
- the DKKL1 gene encoding dickkopf-like protein 1 isoform X1 translates to MWQPLVLLLLLPSALVPPSAAAPIRAADAQESSSGILGLQSLIQGFTRLFLKDDFLRGMDSFFSAPMDFRGLPRNYHQEENQEHRLGNNTLSSHLQIDKVTDNKTGEVLISEQVVASIEPGEGNLESDWKVPKIEEKEALVPVPKAIDTFRPEPHPRVAFWIMKLPRRRSHQDVREGGRWLSEKRHRLQAIRDGLREGTHEDSLQEGTQGSSHSKLPARKTHFLYILRPSQQL, encoded by the exons ATGTGGCAACCTCTggtcctgctgctgctgctcccctCTGCCTTGGTGCCCCCCTCCGCTGCAGCACCGATCCGCGCTGCTGATGCCCAGGAGAGCTCCTCGGGTATTCTGGGCCTCCAGAGCCTAATCCAAGGCTTCACCCGGCTGTTCCTCAAA gatgaCTTTCTGCGGGGCATGGACAGCTTCTTCTCTGCCCCCATGGACTTCCGGGGCCTCCCCAGGAATTACCACCAAGAAGAGAACCAGGAGCACCGGCTGGGGAACAACACTCTCTCTAGCCACCTCCAGATCGACAAG GTGACAGACAACAAAACTGGAGAGGTGCTGATCTCCGAGCAGGTGGTGGCGTCCATTGAGCCGGGAGAGGGGAATTTGGAGAGTGACTGGAAG gtgcccaAGATAGAGGAGAAGGAGGCCCTGGTGCCTGTCCCTAAAGCCATCGACACCTTCCGCCCTGAACCCCATCCCCGAGTTGCCTTCTGGATCATGAAGCTGCCACGCAGGAGATCCCACCAGGATGTTCGGGAGGGCGGCCGCTGGCTCAGCGAGAAGCGACACCGCTTGCAGGCCATCCGGGACGGGCTCCGCGAGGGGACCCACGAGGACAGCCTCCAAGAGGGGACCCAGGGATCCTCCCACTCAAAGCTGCCCGCCCGCAAGACCCACTTCCTGTACATCCTCAGGCCCTCCCAGCAGCtatag